The Quercus robur chromosome 3, dhQueRobu3.1, whole genome shotgun sequence DNA segment CTCAGGAAAGAGTGATAAGGATAGATCTGAGAGGAACATGGAAGCAGAGTACAAGAGGCAAAAGGATGATGCAGAGGGACAGGGGGGAATCTCAGAACAAAGAAATGCTGCAGTGAGGAATGGAGTTGAGTGGGATTGGAGGAAGAAGTCAGAGAAAAAGCTTACTGAAATAATGGTTGAAGAAACACAGTCTAGGAAAGAATCCTCTCAAATGAATGTGCAAGCGTCAAGCTCCCATGAAAGTGATTATGGAAAGTCATCTAGTTCCCATAGCCAAATCAAGGAGGAAGAAGAGAATTCAAAATCGGCAATGAATTTGTATAAAGGAACAAGAAAGCAATATGGTCAAATAGGGAATCAAGTCATTGGAGTATCAAAATCTGGAAGAAAATACCAGGAACTTACAGAACTAGGTGAGTTCCCTGCCAGTGATATTGAGACAACTTCCTTACAAAAAAGATCCAGTGTTAGGGAAGGGAACATAGTGATAGCTGCAAATTTGGTACATGAAACCAGAGATGAACATTACAAAACAGTAGGCCTTATCACTGGAAATGACAAGCTAAAAAGAAGCTCCCATCAAGTCACTGAAATGTCAGAAATGCAAGATGTAAACACTGGAAGGACTTCTGATGGGCAGAGGGAATCTGATACTAGAATGAAAAAACAGGAAGAAAATACAACTTTGGTATTGAGTTCAGCTCAGCAGATGGAGCAGCCCTGCCAAACTGGTGAATGGATCAGTGAACAGATTGACTCAGGAAGAAAATCCCAGCGTGTCACTGAAATGTCAGAATTCCATGACAGTAATATTGGCAAGGCCTCCATTATGCAGCAGGAAACTAGAttgaataataagaaaaaaaaatcagacttGATTTCCATATCAAATCCAGAAGCAAAACAGTTATGTCCCAAAATAGATCAAAAAGCTCCTCAGAGAATTCAATCCAGAAAAGGATATGAAGATGTCAGTGTCATGTCAGTGGTTCATGCCAGTGATGTAGAAACTGTTACAGATCGAAGAACTTCTGAAAGGAGAATTAATCAAAACAGTAATTTGACCTCACTTGCAACACCAGTTGGGGAAACAAGAGAAAGGTATAATCAAACTGATGAAACGGTCTTGCAAATTGTATCAATAAAAGAGGCTCAAAGACCTACTAAACCATTGGCTTTTCATGAAGAAACCTCAGAAGAGGCCTCTAATTTCCAAGCGTCAGTGAATTTGGTTTCCCAGGGTCAAGTACAACAGATTGATGTGGAGGAGGCAGATAATAGAAGCTCACAGGCAATGGTAATGCCTCCACCATCTCAATTGATATCTAGAGGTTCACTGCATGTTGAGGTGACTGGTGGGAATGAAACCCAAGAGACTTCAGGGGAAGCTTCAGAAAGAGGTTCTAGTGATCATTATACACGTTCTGGAGGCAGAATTTTAGCTTTGCACCACGAACCATATGGCAGAGATGGAAGCAGTGAGTGTTATGGGGATGCTCTGGGTTCAGCTGATCGTTTAGAGAAATCATCCACGCATTATGTTGGTGAGTTTCTAGAGAATGTAAGGCAAGAAGTTTTGACTTCAGAAATccagaaggagaagaaagattCTGAGATGAAGTTGGTATCTGGCGAGAAGTACAGGCAAAAGAGTTCAAGTCAATTTGGTTCTGGAGACTCTCAGTTGAGAGAGCGTAAGTCAAGGCATCCATCTGGGGGTTCCGGAACAAAGGGTCCTTCTGATGAAATATGGGATGTAACAGACTCGTCTATTCAGAAAACCCCCCAGACAGAAGGATCAGAGGACACTACAACAACTGGGAATGCCATTATGAAGAGATCTGGCAGGTCCTTGTGGGGTATCATTGCAGATGTTTTTCGACTAAGGTGGGTATCACATTCTGAATCCCCGCATTCTGTCACAAGGTCAGGTAGAAGGAGTTTGTCAAACAAGTCCGCTAGTAGTGAGACATTGTTTTCTGGCCGTGAGCATGAAGAAAATGATCAAGAGAATGCacagaaggaaaaaagaagcaTGCCTGCAGAAGTAATGTCTTCTGATCAGCAACTGCGTGGTAAAACTTCTCTTCAAAGTCAAGGAGAAGCTTGTGACACAATGAGATCAAAGGATAAAATAAGTTATCTTGAAGGAGATACATCATCTTTAGGTACATCAGAAAGTGGGTCAGCGTCAAAAGGATTTTCCTTAGCTTCTGGAGAGGAAAATGTTAATGAAGATGCAAAGGGTTTTCATGGTGCCCCTTCTGGCATGGAAGTAGCAGGACCACTAATACCATCACCTACTGGGGGCATAAGAAGATCTGCCATTGtagatgaaatttcaaagaccAGTGAAACGGCTGCATCTGAATATGGCTCAATGGAGCAGGTAGCGGAACCTGTTAGTGTGAGATTGTCTGAAATCTCAGATACCGAGGGAAAGGATGGGGAATTGCAACAAAGGAAGCTTCATCGGAACAAGCAAGTCCCAAGAGATAGATTTGATGAATGGGAAGAAGCATATAAACTAGAAAGTGAGCAGAGGAGAATTGATGAAATCTTTATGAAGGAGGCACTGTTGGAAGCCAAGAAGGCTGCTGATTCTTGGGAGGTGCCAGTTGGGGCTGTGCTTGTGCAGCATGGGAAAATTATTGCTCGTGGATGCAACTTGTAAGTTTTATGAGTTTCTGAAATATATTGTTTGGTTGGTTGCCTTTTTTATGTGGGGGTATTTATATGGAGATATGTATTTCAGAGTAGAAGAGTTACGGGACTCCACTGCCCATGCAGAAATGATGTGCATACGGGAGGCTTCAAACTTGCTTCGGACTTGGAGGCTTTCAGTAATTTCCTATGTTTAGAatctacttttaaatttttgataattatgaaaGATGCAAGAAAGAACTAATGTAATATAATAAATGTTTCATCATTTACTGAACCTTCGGtcacaaaaaacaaacagaGGTTCACCCAATAACAATAAAACTTGATATCCCTGACATTAAATCtacttttaaattttgtcaTCTAAAATGTTAAATATCATCTTAATTTGTATAAAATGAGATGCTAATTTACTGAAGATTTAAACCATTGCAGTTTGCAACAATGGTGTGTTTCAGCATCATCTTTATTGAGTTTTAACTGATACCAAATGACTGATTACCATATATGCCTTATCCAGCTCTCTTGTGGATAGAACCAAGCACTTGGAATTAGTCGCTACTTGCTCACTGAAAAACTTGAATGGCATATTTAACTTCTTGATACTGCAGAGCAATATGAATAAAATGGTGTTCCTAGCTGTGCGAAACCATACAATTCCTAGGAAATTTGCATTACACTTTCTTCAtactttcattaataaaaaaaaaaaaaaaaaaaactaatgataacaaagaaaataaagtataGATTTTTGCATTAAACTCACATCTGAAATTTTCTGAATGGTAAATATATAGAATGTGAATGTAAGAAATTGGACATCACTAATTGCTTGAAGTATTGGTGAGAACTGATtttaagcttatgacaattggTTATTAGTAAACATGATTGGTagtcttattttttaaaaataaaataaaatgaaagaagaaaaagaaaagagtcataATAAGTGATTGTGTCTTCTTAATAACTGTATCAATAAGTTGTTAACTGTCAACAATGATTCCATATTTGTTTGTGATTACTCCATTCTAAAGCTTTAAGGATGATCATGTTCAATACCAAAGTTCATTCCATAGGTTATCTAGTAACCTTGAATTGAAAAGTATGCCCATAATAATGTGAATTCAGATACCATCCTGCATTATGAAGTGGAGTGTGGCTGTAAATTAATATCATGATGACTATACTTGTTTCCCAACAccaccaaataaaaaagaaaaaaaaatttatattggtCATTATACTGTTCAGTCTCTAATACTTTGGTTACTCAACTGTCGAAATCCACCATTCCACGGTGATATAAACCATACAGGGGCTTGTGTAGAATTGAGTCTCTCTATAACACTTGAAATCAATTAGTTAGTTTTAGTTATAACGCTTAGCTCATACTTAGTTTAAAACACTTAATATCTATTTTATGACACCTAGCTTCAGCTAATTAATGTTTTCCACTGTCAGGGGACAACACTCTATGTAACGCTTGAACCATGTCCCATGTGTGCTGGTGCAATACTCCAAGCAAGAATCAACACTCTCGTATGGGGAGCTCCCAATAAACTTCTTGGAGCTGATGGCAGCTGGATTAGGTACGGAATTTATGTGCTGTTCCTGCTTTTTTCTCCCCTTGTTTAAATGATGTTTAAACCAGTCAGCCTATGGATTTTGTAATCTCatgtaataaaaattctaaTGGAAACTTCTAATGGTTTGAATCAAATGACTTTTCTCCAGTCAGTTTATCTGGACCACTGAATTCTGAATCAACTCAGAGTTTCTGATTTCATATAAAGGGCGTGGATAAAAGATAGTAGCATGATAAATTGAAGTAAAGCAGTTCTTCACAAATAGTTTCCCTTATGCTTATGCTACAACACCTATGAATTACAAGACTTATATACTCTACATTCAAATCCTTTACACTCCATCAAACATTTTGTTTGTTATACCTAATAGTCCTCTAGTTTCAAATCAGAGGCTAGTCACTCTGCTCGGTTCTCAATATAGCAAATGAATTAAAGAAACCAAGGATTTTCCCAGGATATGAAGACCAAATGAAAAGACATTACACCACCATTCAAAAATGATAGGTCAATaactgatttaatttttttttttttcctttttgcggTTTGGCGGGGTGGGGGGTGTTGTGCTGCAGATtacaagaaaagaaatcaaagaattgCTTATATCTTTATTTGAGTTGTATAGACAACAGCATATGCACAGCTCTTGTTTcagttttttgtttcttgatgttttctttgtttgatcaatTTTTCTCTGCCCGCTCCCCATcgcccccaccccccccccccccccccccccccacccaaaaaaaaaaagcagagaaCATTTTCTTCTATCCTGCTCATTTGGTTCACAACTGGAATGCACAGTATCATTTAAAACTGAGTATGACCTGGATCCTCACTTCTTCTGGCTAATCTGTAATCACTAAACAATTGTATTTATAACTAGGATAAACTTGCCATATCTTCAATAAGGATGTTTAGTCATGTTTTATTATAACTTTTATATTGGTAGGCACAGAAGGCATTTCACATAAGCAATACCTTATGCACATCATtcatgtaaatatatattttttaattcctttctttctttctttcggCTTTGCCTTTGGAAATAAGAGAGAAAGGGTTGAGCTTCGATGGGTAGAATGCTTTGAAACATATTGCAAATGAGGCTGGTAATATATGGATAGCTGCTTCTTGTTGCTTGAGACTAGAACTAAATGTTCTTGCTAGAATGGGCTGCGGGAACCAGAATAGAATGGAAGCCATACAACTGGTTACTTTACTAGTTAACATGACAATATTATATAGAATATAGAGTTGATGGACAAAGAGCATAATTTTGATGGACCAGGAGCTATAAGGAAGAAAGTTCTGACATATAACTAGTTTTTTGCAGGCTTTTTCGGGATGGTGAAGAAGGTGGAAATGGCACGGAATTGCCAGATAAGCCAGTTGCTCCTGTCCACCCATTCCACCCAAAAATGACAATTCGCCGAGGGGTGTTGGCATCTGAGTGTGCAGATGCAATGCAGCAATTTTTCCAGCTGAGGAGAaggaataaagaaaagaaagaagacccACCTCCTCCACCTGCATCCCTTCCCGTATCACACCATCCATCAAAATTTCTTACAAAGATGCATGATATCTTCCAAGTTTTCTGTTTGTAATATGGTTACTGAACCCTTTGTTTTTAGAGCTGTAAAAACTTAGTTGCAAGAGATGGCTGTccttcaaatcaaataaaattgatattgtTGAGGGTTGATGGAATCCCTAGACTGCAAATTGAATTATCTGATGTTGAACGGCTTGACTACTTAAAAAGTTAAAGAGCAAGAGTTGGGGTCATTGATAGAATTGGAAGAAAGAAATGAATTGTGGCCCCCCAAAATTATGTCTTGGGTTCCTTTGACACATAATTGGCCAGCATAGTGGCAGTGTTTAAGAGTTCCTAAGAATGATATTGGTCAGAAACAGAAAATTATAGAGTAAAACTAACTACCTGTGGGGTTTACGACATAAACATGAGGTGTAATTTCGAGATGTACAAGAATTTCTTTTTCATATCTTTTTCTGTGTTGGTAATGCGGAAAATGACTGCTTGCTTACTGCAAAGATGAATTTAGCAAGATCCAGGCATAACTTTGTAGCCTAATTTCTCTCTTTACAAAAGATCTGAGATTCCAGTATCAGGAGTGTTTGGGAAAAGAAGTATtcactttttgctttttgtctgagtgtttttttttttttttgggtgtaaataatctaaaaataaattagcttttagttttttgtcATACATTTAACatgaaattccaaaaattacatCTTTTAATAAACGCTACAAATAAACTACCTGAAATTGCAAGGTACCCAAATTGACAATATTGTAAGGATTGTGGAGCTTAATTTGATAAATGGACAATGGCATTTctatcttccaaaaaaaaaaaaaagaaaaaaacagaacaaGAAGGGTATGGAGGGGAAGGTTCTTCCCCCAATAGGAAAtcctgaagctgaagccttgctTTCCTCATCAAATTCAAATCTGATGGGAACTAATTACCCACGTCTAGGTCAGATGTCCGGATCAATATGGTGATAAATGGTTATACATATACACATAATAAAGCGTTTGGTAAGATTTTGTTGGCACTTATTAAACGGATGTGATCTCTTAATTCACTCCGCTCCATGTTTTTCCCAAATACGCCATGTGAATTTTGTGTTCTAATAGGTGACAAAAATAATACCAATAATTTccatgaactttttttttttttttttataaataaattttaaatagctGAAGAGGCTAGGATGGTTAGTAAATACCAGTTCAAGATTTTCCACAACGATTAAAAGGCAAGAAAATCTATACCTCCTTTGCTCCTGCAAGTCATCAAATGAGTAAACTGtaatcttttctctttttcttttttattttttatatttaaaaaaaaaaaaattgttggagGACTGGCAAAATATGGGGCAGGCCCCAATTCCCCCAATGTGATACTGAAAATTGACAACTTGGAAACTACAATCAtaagatgaccaaaataaataaataaaacaaacgaTTTTACCATCTGACCTCAACAACACAATTTTTAGTAAGCTTTCCCCATATAATAATGTGAATATGAAGCTGGGGCAGTAAGTTCAGCCTTTAAAGGCCCTCTAACATGGGCCCACTAATAAGCATTGAGAGGGTCTAAAGTTAAAATTAACAACCTTGTTTGGCAAATCATTAGAAGGGACGTAGCAATCACATGAAGACTACATCTCTCCCTCCAACATTACACCCAACCTGTATTTCACTCCCTAGAACTGTATTACTCCCTCCTTGATTAAATATAAAAGCACCAAATATTTCCTACCAATTCTCATCTCCACAGAAATGGCTACAATGTTGTGGGCTTTCTTTTTAGTTGGTCTTAGTTTTACACAATTCCTTGCCAATGTACAAGGACAAGTGGCCACACCTTCTACCTTGCCAACCACAACACCAGCTGCACCATCTACTCTGCCAACCGCAACACCGCCTCCTACTACCACACCAGCGGCCCCATCCAATTTGCCAGTTGCAACACCGCCTACAACACCATCTGCGCCATCTACATTGCCAACTGCAAAACCACCTGCTGCTACCACCCCATCTGCAGCAACCCCCCCACCAAAATCATCCCCATCTCCTAAAGTAGCCCCAACAATAAGCCCAACCGTCCCACCCCCTAAAATTCCACCACCACAAAGTCCACCTGTCTCAACTCCAACACAGCCACCGGTATTGCCACCATCTCTACCACCAGCTTTACCACCACCAAAAATCTCTCCCACACCAGCCAAAGCACCACCAGTGCCAGCCCCTGCAAAGCAGACACCAGTACCAGCACcggcaccaccaccacctacAGCAGCACCTGTACCAGCACCACTGAAGGCAGCACCAGCACCAGCACCTGTACCAGTTACACCCGTTCCAGCACCAGTCTTGGTGCCCTCATCTGCTCCAGCACCCACCAaacacaagaagaaaagaaggcaCAGACATAAGCACAAGCATCATCATGCACCAGCACCAGCACCAGCAGCTAATGTAACCAGCCCCCCAGCACCTCCTACATTGGTAGACACAGAGGATACAACTCCAGCACCATCACCAAATGCGGTAACTTTTAATCAGTCGGATTGCCATTactattaattttccaaaattgctgagaaactattttatatatgttaaataaattttgaataaatgGGGTGGCTTGATATGGATGATTTTACTTCTCACATGAAAAAATGTTTTGACTGATGCTACCACTACAAATTTGACAACATAAACCTTACAAACTAATATATCAActttttacaaaacaaaaaataattcagaaatttatttattgtgttatttatgtgacaccaatcacattcattgttACATCAATATATCAGCTTTAACAAtttccaaatatttttattgactATTCCTTTCTTTCTCAACTCACAGAATGGAGGACATGCACTACATCAGCAGGTAGGAAGGTCTGGAAGGTGGATGACTACAGGATTAGCTGTTGCCATTCTGCTGGCTCTTACAGGATATAATTCCTAGAAATCTTATGTGATGATGGACCACTGATTTGCTGTTATACTGAAAAGAGATGATTATTTCATACGTATTACACAAGATCAATTCAAAGATTGGTTAGACAGGAGTGAATAATAAGGAGACTGAGCCATATCAAGGTTTTGTAGTTCCAATTTTTGAATGGTTAATGTTTAATGAGGacaaattttgagttttattttatgcatatatatacatatatatatatatatatattaattttgttgCTGAATGAAGACTGATTTTTTTATTACGACAACAAACATGGAAATATCCAAAAGGAAACTTAGAATAACTAACAAGTTGATTGGCACATATCAAACTTGATCAGTATTTGAGCCCGGATTGATTTCCTCCCATAAGTCATACTCAACCATGAGGCCAAGGTTGTCAACTAATTTGTGATGACAGAGACAACCTGCACACTGATTAAAGCACAACCAGTTGGTccgcaaaaacataaaaccttcaAATTCAGGGTTTTCATAAAATGTTTATGcattggttttatttttcataaggaaatttttttgatggACTATTCAAATTTGCAAATGGAAAAGAATTCCATGGTGCCATCTCAGCTTCTTGTATTATAGAAATGGCCTGACCTAAGTCAAAGATcaagaagaatataaaaatCATTGCAATCTCTTCCAAGAATTCTTTTCTAAGTTTCTCTTTTAGATTCCATTTGGATCTTGATGCTAGATTGAAGCCCAGCAAGAATTCATCTTATGGATATTCAAGTTGGTTTTCATAAGCTATAAGATTCAATGAAACAAACGGTCCCTAAATATTACTGAAAAACTATATATTACGTAAGATGATAAAAACTGCATCTCTCTACCCAGTGGTTGATATTGCTTTGGTGCATACTCTGTCTTCTAACTCAGAATAGCATAACAAGTTGATTGGCACAGATCAAGCTTAATCAGTATTTGAGTCCGGATTGATTTCCCCCCGTAAGTCATACTCAACCACGAGGCCAAGGTTGTCAACTAATTTGTGATGACGGAGACAACCTGCACACTGATGAAAGCACAACCAGTTGGTCTGCATGAACATAATAACCTTAAAATTCAGGGTTTTCATAAAATGTTTATGcattggttttatttttctaaagtaaagaaattttttgaaggACTACTCCATTTTGCAAGTGGAAAATAATTCCAAAGTGCCATCTCAGCTACTTGTATTATAGAAATGGCCTGACCCAAgtaaaagataaagaagaacaTAAAAATCGTTGCAATCTCTTCCAGAAATCTTTTCTAAGTTTCTCTTATAGATTCCATTTATATCTTGATGCTAGATTGAAGCCTGGCAAGACTTCATCTTATGGATATTCAAGTTGGTTTTCAGAAGCTATAAGATTCAAAGAGACAAATGGTCCctaaatattattgaaaaactTTATATTAAATAAGATGATGAAAACTGCATCTCTCTACCCAGTGGTTGATATTGCTTTGGTGCATTCTCTTTCTTCTAACTTAAGTCATTAATTTTGGCAGTTGCCAACCTGAAGATAAGCATAAATGATTTTTCACTCAAAGTCATATTTGACACCTTACCCAACAATAAGagctatcattttttttttaaaatcttgatCCTACTTTCATGTTGCAAGTTATTAGAATAGCAAGTAGCAGAATAATAAAACAGTCTTGAAAAAACAGTTGAAGGGAATAAACAACCATTCATCATCAAGAAACATCCCACACGACTTTCATTATGTGGCAATGAAAAGGAAACCAACTAAGTACCTGTATGTAAATAAGGCCGCGCTCATAGGCTAATCGATTTATGAGCCTCTCTGTTCTTTCACCACACACATCACAAGTAAATTGTACAAGCAAACTTCTTCTTGGAAGTTTTATGTCAATATTTGCATCCTGCACGGAGGACATGCAGTTGTGAGAAGACACGtttaagaaaggaaaaaaaaaaaacaaactatcAAAAAGTGCACGTTGCTTGGTTTTAAAGCATAGCAGCATACAATGCagctatactttttttttaaatatctgcAGTGAGTTGTACTTCAAATGGAACCAAACAAGTGAGCAAAATAACAAAATGGCAAATTTGTGCAAATGAAAACATTAGGAAATACATTTTTTTGAACGTGGAGTTGAGTCATAAAAAAGAATGATAGTCAAAAAATTCCAATTTTCACTCTATTTTTTTGCTTGAACTTCAATATACACCAGAAACAGAGGGTTGTTCTATATGCTTTATATTAAAGTCATTCATCAGTAACCCAAATATtaccaaactaaaaaaattatatatatatatatatatatattgaaaccatttagaaattgaaaatgcaTTATACTCATTTTCTTAGAGTGCATCAAAGCTATACAAGGAAGTTTCACACCTGAGCAACCAACAAAccaatttattctttaaaaaata contains these protein-coding regions:
- the LOC126717951 gene encoding tRNA(adenine(34)) deaminase, chloroplastic; amino-acid sequence: MHNTYIYSLRSKGPLSFSFNDYSYFFNERFDRTPFQISSSSCCACACCSCCTFSTHSHRVPTSPTFLCGLRQSTLLQCSASRRLILGSGNRYYNRLPVQHLDRGCYEVSCSLKETSVSNRRRRRRRRRRNERCTCMVSEESENSDCFDDAEAVLSLLSEQVSEECFGGRVRSGFSFESVEVNKRGSFSGGERKLSSSKRVDVEQGGNFDVRGRKVSLSKRVIVDKGGRNCGGERNVTSSSKRVVVDKGGSISGGDRNVTSSRRVEEEKRGNYGNESYRGKKKNVESASQESYSRHNLEPVILESRDEDCCQNEERETFLRSDNRKGRKGGSSCSSYYSVLSSGDYESDMEVQENQGQFVEKLSSGYTDSGKSDKDRSERNMEAEYKRQKDDAEGQGGISEQRNAAVRNGVEWDWRKKSEKKLTEIMVEETQSRKESSQMNVQASSSHESDYGKSSSSHSQIKEEEENSKSAMNLYKGTRKQYGQIGNQVIGVSKSGRKYQELTELGEFPASDIETTSLQKRSSVREGNIVIAANLVHETRDEHYKTVGLITGNDKLKRSSHQVTEMSEMQDVNTGRTSDGQRESDTRMKKQEENTTLVLSSAQQMEQPCQTGEWISEQIDSGRKSQRVTEMSEFHDSNIGKASIMQQETRLNNKKKKSDLISISNPEAKQLCPKIDQKAPQRIQSRKGYEDVSVMSVVHASDVETVTDRRTSERRINQNSNLTSLATPVGETRERYNQTDETVLQIVSIKEAQRPTKPLAFHEETSEEASNFQASVNLVSQGQVQQIDVEEADNRSSQAMVMPPPSQLISRGSLHVEVTGGNETQETSGEASERGSSDHYTRSGGRILALHHEPYGRDGSSECYGDALGSADRLEKSSTHYVGEFLENVRQEVLTSEIQKEKKDSEMKLVSGEKYRQKSSSQFGSGDSQLRERKSRHPSGGSGTKGPSDEIWDVTDSSIQKTPQTEGSEDTTTTGNAIMKRSGRSLWGIIADVFRLRWVSHSESPHSVTRSGRRSLSNKSASSETLFSGREHEENDQENAQKEKRSMPAEVMSSDQQLRGKTSLQSQGEACDTMRSKDKISYLEGDTSSLGTSESGSASKGFSLASGEENVNEDAKGFHGAPSGMEVAGPLIPSPTGGIRRSAIVDEISKTSETAASEYGSMEQVAEPVSVRLSEISDTEGKDGELQQRKLHRNKQVPRDRFDEWEEAYKLESEQRRIDEIFMKEALLEAKKAADSWEVPVGAVLVQHGKIIARGCNLVEELRDSTAHAEMMCIREASNLLRTWRLSGTTLYVTLEPCPMCAGAILQARINTLVWGAPNKLLGADGSWIRLFRDGEEGGNGTELPDKPVAPVHPFHPKMTIRRGVLASECADAMQQFFQLRRRNKEKKEDPPPPPASLPVSHHPSKFLTKMHDIFQVFCL
- the LOC126717952 gene encoding lysine-rich arabinogalactan protein 19, with amino-acid sequence MATMLWAFFLVGLSFTQFLANVQGQVATPSTLPTTTPAAPSTLPTATPPPTTTPAAPSNLPVATPPTTPSAPSTLPTAKPPAATTPSAATPPPKSSPSPKVAPTISPTVPPPKIPPPQSPPVSTPTQPPVLPPSLPPALPPPKISPTPAKAPPVPAPAKQTPVPAPAPPPPTAAPVPAPLKAAPAPAPVPVTPVPAPVLVPSSAPAPTKHKKKRRHRHKHKHHHAPAPAPAANVTSPPAPPTLVDTEDTTPAPSPNANGGHALHQQVGRSGRWMTTGLAVAILLALTGYNS